A single window of Candidatus Desulfofervidus auxilii DNA harbors:
- a CDS encoding AAA family ATPase, protein MLDLKTEFERRGLYYPDNVVSILNSSLQLRSGIRAFMLRGPAGVGKTAMTYALSDILNAEYVFYQCTLGTSEDDLLYKLLPSERTKSGIEKIPGPLIEALLKSRKKLTVLVLDEFDKTRPSCDALLLDFLQNCRVSARFSNQDRIIVGNKNNLIVFLTSNDERDFSEPLLRRVIQIFIPHLSVKLVRELLSKKFKDERVVNLLTQIYIDTINAQLRKPATIQELYQLGEVIENLNSDNFDLASLVRSFIVKYDDDWIKYVQYVNSREPYQFIKEEVPEENGNINKKYEGEGEIVIEEKEEEKETFDLNKVSRIHIKKIESSFEVEEAREEREVCMKVEDENKEAYTHIIKEFKPEPTDRPDQFGDYKMYFDENKVFVVKDKPLTLDELSRIYLTGEFYSEDRGVLTTVDLNALINSSIRVLYYTKNCIRLKFEHSRDGYSIIELNLKERKRGKYVSIYDVFVRMYVNGKAKAFAEKVKVIKEELYLKRLIKDVSTDYPKRSQILRYLDYVRELKHTFNVNVYFSLYGSYNFKTEISSDSVGFCFGYNFKSNIMKKFGLEEGARIDIDDPIVDKVVNYVVSELVRE, encoded by the coding sequence ATGCTAGATTTAAAGACCGAATTTGAGAGGAGAGGTCTCTACTACCCAGATAATGTAGTCTCTATTCTCAACTCCTCCCTTCAACTCCGAAGTGGGATCCGTGCTTTCATGCTTCGGGGACCTGCTGGTGTGGGGAAGACTGCTATGACTTATGCTCTTTCTGATATCCTCAACGCAGAATACGTCTTTTATCAGTGCACCCTGGGTACTTCTGAAGATGACCTCCTGTATAAGCTATTGCCTTCTGAGAGAACTAAGAGTGGTATTGAGAAGATTCCAGGTCCCCTGATTGAAGCCCTTCTGAAGAGCAGAAAGAAACTGACAGTTCTAGTGCTAGATGAGTTCGACAAGACTAGACCTTCATGCGATGCTCTACTCCTAGATTTCCTACAGAACTGTAGGGTTTCAGCGAGATTTTCAAACCAGGATAGGATTATCGTGGGGAATAAGAATAATTTGATAGTATTTCTCACTTCTAACGATGAGAGGGACTTTTCAGAGCCTCTATTACGTAGGGTTATCCAGATCTTCATCCCCCACTTATCAGTAAAACTGGTCAGAGAGCTACTCTCAAAGAAGTTCAAGGACGAGAGAGTAGTTAATCTACTAACTCAGATCTATATCGATACTATTAACGCTCAACTGAGGAAACCCGCTACAATCCAAGAACTCTATCAACTCGGAGAAGTGATAGAGAACTTGAACTCCGACAATTTCGACCTAGCTTCCCTAGTACGCTCATTTATCGTAAAGTATGATGACGACTGGATTAAGTACGTGCAGTACGTCAACTCTAGGGAGCCGTATCAATTCATAAAAGAGGAAGTTCCTGAAGAAAATGGGAACATAAATAAGAAGTACGAGGGAGAGGGAGAAATTGTCATAGAGGAGAAGGAGGAGGAGAAGGAGACTTTCGATCTAAACAAAGTCTCAAGAATACATATCAAGAAAATTGAGAGCAGTTTCGAGGTCGAGGAGGCGAGGGAGGAGAGAGAAGTATGCATGAAAGTAGAGGATGAGAATAAGGAAGCGTACACTCATATTATTAAGGAATTCAAGCCAGAGCCGACAGACAGACCAGACCAGTTCGGGGATTATAAGATGTACTTCGACGAGAATAAGGTATTTGTAGTAAAGGATAAGCCCCTCACACTCGATGAACTCTCAAGGATCTACTTGACGGGAGAGTTCTACTCAGAGGATAGGGGAGTACTCACAACTGTCGACCTTAATGCCCTGATCAACAGTTCAATAAGAGTACTATACTACACTAAGAACTGCATAAGGCTCAAATTCGAGCACTCTAGGGACGGGTACTCTATTATCGAGCTTAACCTGAAGGAGAGGAAGAGAGGAAAGTACGTATCTATCTACGATGTATTCGTGAGGATGTACGTGAACGGCAAGGCGAAGGCTTTTGCGGAGAAGGTCAAGGTGATCAAAGAAGAACTCTATCTGAAGAGACTCATAAAAGATGTCTCCACAGACTATCCGAAGAGGTCTCAGATACTCAGATACCTCGATTACGTCAGAGAACTAAAGCACACGTTTAACGTAAACGTGTACTTCAGTCTGTACGGGAGTTACAATTTCAAGACAGAGATAAGTAGCGATAGCGTTGGGTTCTGTTTCGGCTACAATTTCAAAAGCAATATCATGAAGAAGTTCGGACTGGAAGAAGGAGCCAGAATCGACATAGACGATCCGATAGTGGACAAGGTAGTGAACTACGTGGTATCAGAATTGGTGAGAGAATGA